A window of Chitinophagales bacterium contains these coding sequences:
- a CDS encoding S8 family peptidase codes for MRMKRILGLLQLFLVSGLVQAQYDRHVVAFTDKAGTPYTFNNPSAYLSTRAIDRRTRYGISIDSTDLPVTPRYLDSIRSVPNVQVLNVSKWMNQVAIRTDDPAALAKIQSFPFVKTVNAVAPRLRPDLPPTRNKFDQETANGPAFPFAARENGTDVNYGQTFNQVHIHNGEFLHDRGFQGQGMVIAVLDGGFSTYKTNPAFDSIRLNGQVLGEWDFVHNATNTDGFSGHGMNCLSTIAANRPGTMVGTSPQSKFWLFVTEDVSSEYPIEEHFWVCGAEYADSVGSDLISSSLGYQDFDDPSFDHLYAERNGKTTLITRAANLAAKKGMIVMNSAGNYGAQTSQIKFVSCPADGDSVVAVGAVNSAGNIAGFSSWGPNSAGKIKPNVSSVGQGTIIANGAGNPVGGNGTSFANPNMAGLVSCLWQAFPEFNNMKVIDALQKSAHKYTTPDDRFGYGIPNMRTAYYILKADKSRLQFGPTGWFRAQPDPFTDQIDAEFISEISGEVRLYLRNGLGTKLDSVILTTDSLDVRQHSFTNLGGLPGGVYFVNYKTATKDTSISLTKESTLFENDWLRVFPNPFDRDLFVTFKAQLTGQAQLMLYDSRGRLVAANKNLSVQKDGVYTVDFPVIKSIAAGTYVLRFDDGVNKRSVKVVRK; via the coding sequence ATGAGAATGAAGAGAATACTTGGTTTGCTGCAATTGTTCCTTGTTTCCGGGCTGGTCCAGGCCCAGTACGACCGTCATGTGGTAGCCTTTACCGATAAGGCCGGTACGCCTTACACGTTCAACAACCCTTCCGCTTATCTATCCACTCGTGCCATTGATCGCCGCACGCGCTATGGTATATCGATCGATAGTACCGATCTGCCTGTTACACCCCGTTATCTCGATAGCATTCGTTCCGTACCCAATGTACAGGTACTGAATGTTTCCAAATGGATGAACCAGGTGGCCATTCGCACGGATGATCCGGCGGCATTGGCGAAGATCCAGAGTTTTCCTTTTGTGAAAACGGTGAATGCCGTAGCGCCCAGGCTTCGACCCGATCTGCCTCCCACAAGAAATAAATTTGACCAGGAAACGGCTAACGGTCCTGCTTTTCCATTTGCCGCCCGCGAAAACGGAACAGATGTCAATTATGGACAGACCTTTAACCAGGTGCATATTCATAATGGAGAGTTTCTTCATGACAGAGGTTTTCAGGGGCAGGGTATGGTGATCGCCGTACTCGATGGCGGGTTCTCTACCTATAAAACCAATCCCGCATTTGACAGCATCCGGCTCAATGGTCAGGTACTGGGTGAATGGGATTTTGTACACAATGCCACAAACACCGATGGGTTCAGTGGACATGGCATGAACTGTTTGTCAACCATTGCGGCTAACCGACCGGGTACCATGGTGGGGACTTCCCCTCAATCCAAATTCTGGTTATTTGTTACGGAAGATGTATCCAGTGAATATCCGATTGAAGAACATTTCTGGGTATGTGGCGCTGAATATGCGGATAGTGTGGGATCGGATCTGATATCCTCCTCATTGGGATATCAGGATTTTGATGACCCTTCCTTTGATCACCTCTATGCCGAAAGGAATGGAAAGACCACCTTGATCACCCGTGCCGCCAACCTGGCTGCCAAAAAAGGAATGATCGTGATGAATAGCGCCGGGAACTATGGCGCACAAACATCACAGATCAAGTTTGTTTCCTGTCCCGCAGATGGGGACAGTGTGGTAGCTGTTGGAGCCGTAAACAGTGCAGGAAATATTGCCGGGTTCTCGAGTTGGGGACCTAATTCAGCAGGAAAGATCAAACCCAATGTGTCATCAGTCGGACAAGGAACCATCATTGCCAATGGGGCCGGTAATCCGGTGGGTGGAAATGGAACTTCCTTTGCCAATCCCAATATGGCCGGTTTAGTGAGTTGCCTCTGGCAGGCATTCCCCGAGTTCAATAACATGAAAGTGATTGACGCGCTGCAAAAGAGCGCACACAAATACACCACCCCAGATGACCGTTTTGGGTATGGCATACCCAACATGCGTACCGCCTATTATATCCTGAAAGCGGATAAGAGCCGGCTCCAGTTTGGGCCTACTGGTTGGTTTCGTGCCCAACCCGATCCCTTTACCGACCAGATCGACGCGGAGTTTATTTCCGAAATATCGGGTGAGGTAAGACTTTATTTGCGCAATGGATTGGGAACAAAATTGGACAGTGTGATACTGACTACCGATTCGCTCGATGTACGTCAGCATAGTTTCACCAACCTGGGAGGTTTACCCGGTGGCGTCTATTTTGTCAACTACAAAACTGCCACCAAAGACACCAGCATTTCCCTGACCAAGGAATCGACTCTTTTTGAAAATGACTGGTTGCGTGTATTCCCCAATCCTTTTGACCGTGACCTGTTTGTTACCTTCAAAGCACAGCTTACAGGGCAGGCACAGTTGATGTTGTATGATAGCCGCGGTCGCTTGGTAGCGGCAAATAAAAATCTATCTGTCCAAAAGGATGGAGTGTATACGGTTGATTTCCCAGTGATAAAGTCCATTGCAGCGGGGACCTATGTCCTGCGGTTTGATGATGGGGTGAATAAGCGGAGTGTGAAAGTGGTAAGGAAGTGA
- a CDS encoding Fmu (Sun) domain-containing protein — protein sequence MYKGEMPFSHFLKAWFKTEKKFGSRDRKVISDLCYSAFRLGKAGLSLSTEERILTGYFLTHQEPSDLLASLRPEWNEQIHLTQAEKIDRLNRPFDPSGIFPWLDQLSHGIEGPSYSLSFLIQPDLYLRIRPGHEKAVIEKLNTAKIPYTLIGSHTLQVQNGIKLEEVVEVNREVVVQDLSSQHCLDQDWGDWWIFRIDLKNSPQENKIEDWEPSNIDLKNSIPKINPENPKIPKILVWDVCAASGGKSILLWDLIGPLDLTVSDSRASILSNLSTRFSEAGIQGYKKFVADLTRPVSFEGNKKFDLMVVDAPCTGSGTWGRTPEQLVFFEQEKIGEYVQLQRQILTNSLPHLKPGGRLVYITCSVFKEENEGNVKWLEENFSLTCLGSGSIEGYTKRADSLYSAFFEIH from the coding sequence ATGTATAAGGGTGAAATGCCCTTTTCCCATTTTCTGAAAGCCTGGTTTAAAACAGAAAAGAAATTTGGTTCCCGGGACCGTAAGGTCATATCTGACCTCTGCTATTCCGCTTTTCGTCTCGGAAAAGCCGGGCTATCCCTGTCCACCGAAGAACGAATATTAACCGGCTATTTTTTAACCCATCAGGAACCATCCGATCTTTTAGCTTCCCTGCGACCGGAATGGAATGAACAGATACATCTGACACAAGCAGAAAAAATCGATCGGCTTAACCGACCATTTGATCCTTCCGGAATTTTCCCCTGGCTAGATCAACTGAGCCACGGAATTGAAGGGCCCTCCTATTCACTTTCCTTTCTGATCCAACCCGATCTCTATCTTCGTATCCGTCCGGGTCATGAAAAAGCAGTGATCGAAAAACTCAACACCGCCAAAATACCCTATACCCTTATCGGGTCTCATACATTACAGGTGCAGAATGGGATTAAATTGGAGGAGGTGGTGGAGGTGAATAGAGAGGTAGTGGTGCAGGATCTGAGCTCGCAACATTGTCTTGACCAGGATTGGGGGGATTGGTGGATTTTCAGGATTGATTTAAAGAATTCACCGCAAGAAAATAAAATTGAGGATTGGGAACCTTCCAATATTGATTTAAAGAATTCAATCCCAAAAATCAATCCTGAAAATCCAAAAATCCCCAAAATCCTGGTCTGGGATGTATGTGCTGCCTCGGGAGGAAAATCCATTTTATTATGGGATCTGATCGGCCCCCTCGATCTTACAGTCAGTGACTCCCGCGCGTCGATACTCTCCAATCTCTCCACCCGTTTTTCAGAAGCGGGTATCCAGGGATACAAAAAATTTGTCGCCGATCTTACACGACCTGTATCCTTTGAAGGGAATAAAAAATTCGATCTCATGGTGGTGGATGCGCCCTGTACGGGTAGCGGTACCTGGGGACGAACACCCGAGCAATTGGTATTTTTTGAGCAGGAAAAGATCGGGGAATATGTACAGCTCCAGCGCCAGATACTGACGAACAGCCTGCCTCATTTAAAACCCGGAGGACGGTTGGTGTATATTACCTGCTCGGTATTTAAGGAAGAGAATGAAGGAAATGTAAAATGGCTCGAAGAGAATTTCTCATTAACCTGCCTCGGAAGTGGAAGCATTGAAGGCTATACAAAGAGAGCAGATAGCTTGTATTCGGCTTTTTTTGAAATCCATTAA
- the odhB gene encoding 2-oxoglutarate dehydrogenase complex dihydrolipoyllysine-residue succinyltransferase produces the protein MINIKVPTVGESISEVTLLKWVKKEGDYVERDEVIAELESEKATFEVNAEQAGILKWAANEGDTLKIGDALGSIDETAAKPAKAETAAPAAAATPATASTTTQTTTAAAASSGNGSLKASPVAAAIIADKKIDPKTVTPSGSAGKILKDDVLAALSHPGTKAGAELFSRNQRKEKMSNLRKTISRRLVEAKNTTAMLTTFNEVNMQPVMDIRAQYKDKFKEIHGVNLGFMSFFAKACAFALQEWPTVNAYIDGEELIYHDYCDISIAVSTPRGLTVPVMRNVESLSMADVERKVVELAGKARDNKLTMEELQGGTFTITNGGVFGSMLSTPIINIPQSAILGMHKIEERPIALNGQVVIRPMMYLALSYDHRIIDGRESVSFLVRVKELLENPQQLLFGKDPVKALLEL, from the coding sequence ATGATCAACATTAAAGTACCAACGGTTGGCGAATCCATCAGCGAAGTGACCCTGTTGAAATGGGTAAAGAAAGAAGGTGATTATGTAGAAAGGGATGAAGTGATCGCCGAACTGGAAAGTGAGAAAGCCACTTTTGAAGTCAATGCCGAACAGGCCGGTATATTGAAATGGGCCGCCAATGAAGGCGATACCCTGAAGATCGGAGATGCCCTGGGCTCTATTGACGAAACAGCTGCTAAACCCGCCAAAGCCGAAACAGCTGCACCCGCCGCCGCGGCCACACCCGCCACTGCATCCACCACCACCCAAACCACCACTGCTGCCGCAGCTTCATCAGGAAATGGATCCCTTAAAGCTTCTCCGGTGGCCGCTGCCATTATCGCTGATAAAAAGATCGATCCAAAGACCGTGACCCCGAGTGGATCGGCTGGTAAAATATTGAAAGATGATGTACTCGCGGCGCTGAGCCACCCGGGTACCAAGGCCGGTGCGGAACTTTTTTCCCGTAACCAGCGGAAAGAAAAGATGAGCAACCTGCGCAAGACCATTTCGCGCCGGTTGGTGGAAGCCAAGAATACTACGGCCATGCTCACCACCTTCAATGAGGTGAACATGCAACCGGTGATGGACATTCGGGCGCAGTACAAAGACAAATTCAAAGAGATACATGGCGTAAACCTGGGCTTTATGAGCTTTTTTGCCAAAGCCTGTGCCTTTGCCTTGCAGGAATGGCCAACGGTAAACGCCTATATAGACGGAGAAGAACTCATCTACCATGATTATTGTGATATCTCTATCGCAGTTTCCACCCCACGGGGATTAACGGTGCCGGTTATGCGCAATGTGGAAAGCCTGAGCATGGCCGATGTGGAGAGAAAGGTGGTGGAACTGGCTGGCAAGGCGCGTGACAATAAACTCACCATGGAAGAGTTACAAGGCGGAACCTTTACCATCACCAATGGGGGTGTATTTGGTTCCATGCTGAGTACGCCGATCATCAATATTCCTCAAAGCGCCATCCTGGGTATGCACAAGATCGAAGAGCGTCCCATAGCCCTCAATGGACAGGTTGTGATCCGTCCGATGATGTACCTCGCGCTAAGCTATGATCACCGGATCATTGATGGCCGGGAATCGGTCAGCTTTTTGGTGCGTGTAAAGGAATTACTCGAAAATCCGCAGCAACTGCTGTTTGGAAAAGACCCTGTGAAAGCCTTATTGGAATTATAA
- a CDS encoding 2-oxoglutarate dehydrogenase E1 component has protein sequence MKDFSYITSSSPAYIETIYQDFLRNPETVDPEFRKFFEGFDFAVSSAKPALNGKSPTSTSETLPSTPSSLDWAKELGAYRLILGYRNKAHLIADTNPIRKRKDRGANLNLDFFGLTENDMDRTFQAGNLIGLGPATLRQILNHLQQCYAGKVGIEFKYISNQVKVDWLTREMEKDFVRPLSLEKRRRILQKINDGVIFEKFLHTKYVGQKRFSLEGGESTIAALDAIIHTGAQYDVQEVVIGMAHRGRLNVLANIMGKTYEQIFSEFEGTAKMDQTMGSGDVKYHMGYGSEITTEDNRRVYLKLMPNPSHLEAVDPVVVGFARAKADVMYEEQFDKILPILIHGDASVAGQGIVYEVLQMSNLQGYHTGGTIHFVINNQIGFTTDFDDARSSDYCTSLAAMIQAPVMHVNGDDPEAVVKCVEIATRYRQEFNSDVFIDMVCYRKHGHNEGDDPKFTQPHLYALIDKHPNPREVYTQYLMENGEPDAQDLAKNMEAKFWQDLQARLDGVKQNPLPYHYQQPEQWWRSLRRANHEDFDQSPITAITAEQFQTIFDAIMKWPEGFKPLRKVEKILQDKIKLYLTEKKIDWATGELMAYASIILDGNDVRMSGQDVRRGTFSHRHAILRDENTDEAYFRLSRIPGATGKFRIYNSLLSEYGVLGFEYGYAMANPHALVLWEAQFGDFSNGAQTMIDQFISAGEQKWNRMNGVTMLLPHGYEGQGPEHSSARMERFLQMCAELNMVITNITTAANLFHALRRQLAWPFRKPLVNFSPKANLRHPGSYSPESAFMSGGFQEVIDDAFITDPQQVTKVLFCSGKIYFDLAERQQKENIRNTALIRLEQLYPLPEKQLEALYKKYSRATWFWVQEEPLNMGAASFLQMNLKSINYGVISRQPSAATATGFAKVHAQEQSEIIDTAFSI, from the coding sequence ATGAAGGATTTTTCCTACATAACGAGTTCGTCCCCTGCTTATATTGAAACGATTTACCAGGATTTTCTCAGGAACCCCGAAACTGTTGACCCTGAATTCCGTAAATTCTTTGAGGGATTCGATTTTGCTGTCAGTTCTGCTAAGCCTGCGTTGAACGGCAAATCCCCGACATCAACGTCTGAAACCCTGCCCTCCACTCCTTCCTCCCTTGACTGGGCCAAGGAATTAGGTGCCTATCGGTTGATCCTGGGTTACCGGAATAAGGCCCACCTGATCGCGGATACCAATCCCATTCGTAAGCGTAAAGACCGTGGAGCAAATCTTAACCTCGATTTCTTTGGGCTGACAGAGAACGATATGGACCGGACCTTTCAGGCAGGTAACCTGATCGGACTGGGACCAGCCACGCTTCGACAGATATTGAATCATTTGCAACAATGCTATGCCGGAAAGGTCGGTATCGAGTTCAAGTATATCAGCAACCAGGTAAAAGTGGACTGGCTCACGCGGGAAATGGAAAAAGATTTTGTGCGTCCTCTTTCCCTGGAAAAAAGAAGAAGGATCCTGCAAAAAATAAATGACGGTGTCATCTTTGAAAAATTCCTTCACACCAAATATGTAGGACAAAAACGTTTCTCCCTCGAAGGGGGAGAAAGTACAATTGCCGCCCTCGATGCGATCATCCATACCGGCGCTCAATATGATGTGCAGGAAGTCGTGATCGGGATGGCCCACCGTGGCCGCTTGAATGTACTGGCAAATATCATGGGCAAGACCTATGAACAGATCTTTAGTGAATTTGAAGGCACGGCCAAAATGGACCAGACCATGGGCAGTGGCGATGTGAAATACCATATGGGTTACGGTAGTGAGATCACCACGGAAGACAACCGCCGTGTTTATCTGAAACTCATGCCCAACCCATCGCACCTCGAGGCGGTGGACCCCGTGGTTGTGGGCTTTGCCCGCGCCAAGGCGGATGTGATGTACGAAGAGCAATTTGACAAGATCCTTCCCATCCTGATACACGGAGATGCCTCTGTAGCTGGTCAGGGTATCGTATATGAAGTTTTACAAATGAGCAATCTTCAGGGCTACCATACCGGAGGAACGATTCATTTTGTGATCAATAACCAGATCGGATTTACTACCGATTTTGATGATGCCCGCAGTTCCGATTATTGTACCTCGCTGGCAGCTATGATCCAGGCCCCGGTCATGCACGTGAACGGCGATGACCCCGAAGCCGTGGTGAAATGTGTGGAGATCGCTACGCGCTATCGCCAGGAATTTAACAGCGATGTATTCATTGATATGGTTTGCTATCGCAAACATGGACACAATGAAGGCGATGACCCCAAATTTACCCAGCCACATCTGTATGCGCTGATCGATAAACACCCTAACCCACGGGAAGTGTATACTCAATACCTGATGGAGAATGGGGAACCCGATGCGCAGGACCTGGCAAAGAACATGGAGGCCAAATTCTGGCAGGACCTGCAGGCGCGACTGGATGGGGTAAAACAAAATCCCCTTCCCTATCATTACCAGCAACCTGAACAATGGTGGAGGAGCCTGCGTCGTGCGAACCATGAAGACTTTGACCAGTCACCCATTACCGCCATCACCGCCGAGCAGTTTCAAACTATTTTTGATGCCATCATGAAATGGCCCGAAGGGTTCAAACCCCTGCGGAAAGTGGAAAAGATCCTGCAGGATAAGATCAAGCTTTATCTCACCGAAAAGAAAATAGACTGGGCCACCGGAGAACTCATGGCCTATGCAAGTATCATCTTAGATGGCAATGATGTCCGGATGAGCGGACAGGATGTACGTCGGGGTACCTTCTCCCATCGCCATGCCATCCTGCGCGATGAAAATACGGATGAAGCTTATTTCCGGTTGAGCCGCATACCCGGCGCTACCGGTAAATTCAGGATATATAATTCCCTGCTGAGTGAGTATGGTGTATTGGGATTTGAATATGGATACGCCATGGCCAATCCACATGCCCTGGTTCTGTGGGAAGCCCAGTTTGGCGATTTCAGCAACGGAGCCCAAACCATGATCGACCAGTTCATTTCTGCCGGTGAGCAAAAATGGAACCGGATGAATGGAGTTACCATGCTGCTGCCCCATGGATATGAAGGCCAGGGACCCGAACACTCCAGTGCGCGGATGGAACGTTTTCTCCAAATGTGTGCCGAATTGAATATGGTGATCACCAATATCACTACGGCCGCTAACCTGTTCCATGCCCTGCGCCGTCAACTTGCATGGCCCTTCCGTAAGCCATTGGTGAATTTTTCGCCAAAAGCCAATCTTCGTCACCCGGGTTCTTATTCTCCTGAATCCGCCTTCATGTCGGGAGGTTTTCAGGAAGTGATCGATGATGCCTTTATCACCGATCCGCAACAAGTGACCAAAGTGTTGTTCTGCAGCGGCAAGATCTACTTTGACCTGGCAGAAAGACAACAAAAAGAGAATATCAGGAATACCGCTCTTATACGCCTGGAGCAATTGTACCCCTTACCGGAAAAACAACTGGAAGCCCTGTACAAGAAATACAGCCGGGCTACCTGGTTCTGGGTTCAGGAAGAACCACTGAATATGGGTGCGGCCAGTTTCCTGCAAATGAACCTGAAGAGCATCAACTATGGTGTCATCAGCCGGCAACCCAGTGCCGCTACGGCCACCGGCTTTGCCAAAGTACATGCACAGGAACAAAGCGAGATCATCGACACTGCATTTTCAATTTAA
- a CDS encoding 30S ribosomal protein S20, which yields MANHKATKKDVRQATKRRERNKYYGKTTRNAIRDLRSQEEKAAAGEEYPKVASMIDKLAKRGIIHKNKAANLKSKLAKKVNTLAK from the coding sequence ATGGCTAATCACAAGGCTACCAAGAAGGATGTTCGTCAGGCAACTAAGCGCCGGGAAAGAAATAAATATTACGGTAAAACCACCCGTAATGCCATTCGTGACCTGCGCTCTCAGGAGGAAAAAGCGGCAGCCGGAGAAGAATACCCCAAGGTAGCTTCCATGATCGATAAACTCGCTAAACGCGGTATCATCCACAAGAACAAAGCAGCCAACCTGAAAAGCAAGCTGGCCAAGAAGGTGAATACCCTCGCCAAGTAA
- a CDS encoding M14 family metallopeptidase has translation MRKSSPLFLILLLMAFRSQAQVPVTRFEKTMGKETPVYTEVIDWWQKLDTYSGKVKMLTMGMTDAGYPLHLVVIANNGDHNFTNIRKNNKRVFLINNGIHPGEPDGIDATMLLAKDIVLNKIKLPDNVVLAIIPVYNIGGCLNRSPYYRVDQDGPNEFGFRGNSQNLDLNRDFIKADSKEARSFAEIFHLTQPDVFLDNHVSNGADYQHVMTLIATQHNKLGGETGTYLNKQMEPGIYASMKKKGYDLIPYVNSFGDTPEEGWPEFFEGPRYGSGYGALWSTFSFVAETHMLKPYPQRVESTLELMKSFIDFISANSEAIRMARDKDRKAVLNQVEFPLTWKLDKSRYSERLYKGFKSGYKPSEISGQNRLYYDRAKPYETTVRFYNFYEPELVVRKPKAYIIPQGWWPVIDLLKINKVQMQVLKKDTLIEVEVYHIDDYKSATRPYESHHMNTDVKTSVTKEMVKFRKGDIYIPMNQVANRFLIETLEPRAPDSYFAWNYFDGILGRKEGFSGYVFEETAAEYLKTHPELKTKLEEKRMADSNFAKNGRAQLNFVYENSVFFEPDYLRYPVYRVGN, from the coding sequence ATGAGAAAGTCTTCCCCTCTTTTCCTCATCCTCCTGTTGATGGCATTCCGTTCACAGGCCCAGGTGCCGGTGACCCGCTTTGAAAAGACCATGGGAAAGGAAACACCGGTGTACACCGAAGTGATCGACTGGTGGCAAAAGCTGGATACGTATTCAGGGAAGGTCAAGATGCTCACCATGGGGATGACCGATGCAGGGTATCCACTCCATCTGGTGGTGATTGCCAACAATGGCGATCATAATTTTACCAATATCCGGAAGAACAATAAACGCGTTTTCCTGATCAATAATGGCATTCACCCGGGTGAGCCAGATGGTATTGATGCCACCATGCTCCTGGCCAAAGACATTGTACTGAATAAGATCAAGCTTCCTGATAATGTGGTGTTGGCGATCATTCCCGTGTATAATATCGGAGGCTGTCTTAACCGTAGCCCTTATTACCGGGTGGATCAGGATGGGCCCAATGAATTTGGTTTCCGGGGTAATTCGCAAAACCTTGACCTGAACCGTGACTTTATCAAAGCGGATTCCAAAGAAGCCCGATCATTTGCCGAGATATTTCATCTTACCCAACCCGATGTATTTCTGGATAACCACGTCAGCAACGGGGCCGATTATCAGCATGTGATGACGCTGATCGCCACGCAGCACAATAAACTGGGTGGAGAAACCGGGACCTATCTGAACAAACAAATGGAACCGGGTATCTATGCCTCGATGAAAAAAAAGGGGTATGACCTTATACCCTATGTAAACAGTTTTGGAGATACACCCGAAGAAGGCTGGCCTGAATTTTTTGAAGGCCCTCGGTATGGCAGCGGCTATGGCGCTTTATGGTCCACCTTTTCTTTTGTGGCCGAAACGCATATGCTAAAACCCTATCCTCAACGGGTAGAGTCTACGCTGGAGTTGATGAAGAGTTTTATTGATTTTATTTCTGCCAACAGTGAGGCCATTCGCATGGCCCGGGATAAAGACCGCAAAGCCGTGTTGAACCAGGTTGAATTTCCGCTGACATGGAAACTTGATAAGAGCCGGTACAGCGAGCGCTTATACAAAGGGTTTAAGTCGGGATATAAACCCAGCGAGATTTCGGGACAGAACCGGTTGTATTATGACCGGGCAAAACCCTATGAGACCACGGTCAGGTTTTATAATTTCTATGAGCCTGAACTGGTGGTGCGTAAACCAAAGGCCTATATCATTCCACAGGGATGGTGGCCGGTGATCGATCTGTTAAAGATCAATAAAGTGCAGATGCAGGTGTTGAAAAAAGATACCCTGATCGAAGTGGAAGTGTACCACATTGATGATTATAAATCTGCCACACGCCCTTATGAATCCCATCACATGAACACGGATGTGAAAACTTCGGTCACTAAAGAGATGGTGAAATTCAGAAAAGGGGATATCTATATTCCCATGAACCAGGTGGCCAATCGTTTTTTGATAGAAACGTTGGAGCCCCGAGCGCCGGATTCCTATTTTGCCTGGAATTATTTCGATGGTATACTCGGGCGAAAAGAAGGTTTCTCCGGCTATGTGTTCGAGGAAACAGCCGCGGAATATCTGAAAACCCATCCCGAACTAAAAACGAAATTGGAAGAGAAAAGAATGGCCGATAGCAATTTCGCGAAGAACGGGCGCGCGCAATTGAATTTTGTCTATGAAAATTCGGTGTTCTTCGAACCGGATTATTTAAGGTATCCGGTGTATAGGGTGGGGAATTAA
- a CDS encoding MFS transporter has product MTKTERIILFLLAALNFTHILDFMIMMPLSNYLMPYFHIGAQQFSILVASYSISACISGLVVAMVIDRFDRKKALIVAYIGFILGTLACGVAPSYGLLLTARILAGLFGGILGAQALAIVADLFTYERRGRAMGAVMSAFAAASILGVPISLYLTNLFKFNWHVPFLVIGGLGTVLIPFMIIYLPSMVAHIRKGEQKIRFDAIRTVVENKSQRTALIFSCLLMMGHFLIIPFINPYLEFNKGFSKGNIPLIYLSGGIASFVAAIFLGRYSDKVGKLPVFLWSVFFSLFMVLIITAMPNVHFSIILGFFALWFMLATGRAVTAQAMISEVVSSEQRGSFMSVNGSVQQLGSGIASLAAGAIVFTDKASGKIMHYNWVGYLSIAVLFTTMVIGRFIFKKVDKN; this is encoded by the coding sequence ATGACAAAAACCGAACGAATCATCCTCTTTCTGCTCGCGGCACTGAATTTTACGCATATCCTCGACTTCATGATCATGATGCCGCTGAGCAACTACCTGATGCCTTACTTTCATATCGGTGCCCAACAGTTCAGCATACTCGTAGCGTCCTATTCCATCAGTGCCTGTATATCCGGTCTCGTTGTGGCTATGGTCATTGACCGGTTTGACCGAAAGAAGGCACTCATCGTCGCCTATATTGGTTTCATCCTCGGAACCCTGGCATGTGGGGTGGCCCCCAGCTATGGCCTCTTATTGACCGCCCGTATTCTGGCTGGATTGTTTGGTGGTATCCTCGGTGCACAGGCCCTGGCCATTGTAGCCGATCTTTTTACCTATGAACGAAGAGGCCGCGCCATGGGAGCTGTCATGAGTGCATTTGCCGCAGCCTCCATCCTGGGCGTACCCATCAGCCTTTATCTTACCAATCTTTTCAAATTCAACTGGCATGTGCCCTTTCTTGTTATTGGTGGATTAGGTACAGTGCTCATCCCCTTTATGATCATTTACCTTCCCTCGATGGTTGCCCATATACGGAAAGGAGAACAAAAGATCCGATTCGATGCCATCCGAACAGTCGTCGAAAATAAAAGCCAGCGTACGGCCCTGATCTTTTCCTGTCTGTTGATGATGGGGCATTTTCTCATCATCCCTTTTATCAACCCCTATCTGGAATTCAACAAAGGATTCTCCAAAGGCAATATCCCGCTGATCTATCTGTCCGGGGGGATCGCTTCATTTGTAGCGGCTATTTTCCTCGGACGTTATTCAGATAAAGTGGGAAAACTGCCGGTCTTTCTCTGGTCGGTCTTTTTTTCGCTGTTCATGGTGCTGATCATCACGGCCATGCCGAATGTGCATTTCTCCATCATCCTGGGCTTCTTTGCACTCTGGTTCATGCTGGCCACAGGTCGTGCGGTTACCGCACAGGCCATGATCAGTGAAGTGGTATCCAGTGAACAACGTGGAAGTTTTATGAGTGTGAATGGAAGCGTACAGCAATTGGGAAGCGGGATCGCCTCCCTGGCCGCAGGAGCCATTGTGTTTACCGATAAGGCCTCGGGTAAAATAATGCACTACAATTGGGTGGGGTATTTGAGTATTGCGGTGTTGTTTACCACTATGGTTATTGGAAGGTTTATTTTTAAGAAGGTCGACAAAAATTAA